One window from the genome of Salvia miltiorrhiza cultivar Shanhuang (shh) chromosome 7, IMPLAD_Smil_shh, whole genome shotgun sequence encodes:
- the LOC130992261 gene encoding protein REDUCED CHLOROPLAST COVERAGE 3 — protein MAPRSSRSKGNKAKNEKKKKEEKVVPSVVDIAVITPYETQVVLKGISTDKILDVKKLLAVNVETCHLTQYSLSHEVKGHKLNDKLEVVGLKPCLLRMVEEDYTDESRAVSHVRRLLDIVACTTRFAKPKGGGGGGGAESRPKKSKVQQSTAVPARQDGESRLPETTQSVVSGNYEMVAIHPIPKLSDFYEFFSLSHLSPPILHLKRVESKDGETRRDGDYFEMQIKICNGKIIQVMASAKGFYTLGKQYLQNHSLVDLLQQQSQAFANAYASLMKAFVEHNKFGNLPYGFRANTWLAPPSIADSASHYVPLPMEDENWGGNGGGQGRQGEYDHRPWATDFAILASLPCKTEEERVVRDRKAFLVHNLFLDVSIFKAVSSIQKVIDSNAMAASKFSSGSVVFETRLGDLNITVKRDEADTSLKRELKIIGSKTMNESVKEVSQRNILKGVTADESVVVHDTSSLGIVVVKHRGYTATVKVVGDVKSGRNLLKDIEIEDQPDGGANALNINSLRLMLNMPSVESPVRGQALHSDCMVVETSRSLVQKVINDCLTKLDKNPATAESCIRWELGSCWVQHLQKQETPIDNNSSSHKDGNKVEPVVKGLGKQFKLLKAREKKSPGAYGYDEEQNAGSSSTIMEDNTEDGKFCASDYELLKYVPEDAFLRLKDTGTGLHTKSMDELVKMAFEYYDDVALPKLVTDFASLELSPVDGRTLTDFMHLRGLQMRSLGRVVELADKLPHIQSLCIHEMVTRAYKHVVRAVIASVESMDNMSAAIATTLNFLLGSCNAESSDQTLKLQWLRAILEKRFGWKLKDELQHLRKLSILRGLCHKVGLELVPKDYDLECSTPFTNSDIISLVPICKHVGCSSADGRTLLESSKIALDKGKLEDAVNYGTKALAKMIAVCGPYHRTTASAYSLLAVVLYHTGDFNQATIYQQKALDINERELGLDHPDTMKSYGDLSVFYYRLQHIELALKYVNRALFLLHFTCGLSHPNTAATYINVAMMEEGMGNVHVALRYLHEALKCNQRLLGADHIQTAASYHAIAIALSLMEAYTLSVQHEQTTLQILQAKLGAEDLRTQDAAAWLEYFESKALEQQEAARNGTPKPDASIASKGHLSVSDLLDYISPDQDSKAMDAQRKRRLKAIQVGDKSPREQREERNEDPIIIGSVKISAVVEESSGEPDKEDNKSSEVLVKVAETRYDRPPSDQLVLEGKSEEGWQEATSEGRAGNGATRKFNRKNPDLAKLKVNSAHSNYKDVGYRKEAVSQGHKVTLKTVFAEASLTKQPGTVSLNITDDSSKVPPKILGTKTSPTSASKVSPVPATLTALASKSLSYKEVAVAAPGTVLKPLLEKVEELSEEKTDHQICISPKETTQHDGGGVSLDDSLPDCEDAKGDNEGDTQETQDQEKTVETNGSKLSAAAQPFSPSAFILPHSLQSTAATSVYDILASQGTLSEPVGFPSVAAPVPCGPRSPMYYRASQSFRIRPAVLSYQIPVTERNGVASPKTMNPHAPEYVPRRAWQTNAATEDSKPTIDSENPVVGAGSGGEKVDEKVTSGVRGERPRRTSSDAEKAELARQILLSFIVKSVQKTSDPPAATEKKHEYSSNSAEAIANDSAIIKILYGNDEKAATPETNNGESQKVADVNKNKTRDGEGFVLVTKRRRNRQQFTNGVNGLYSQQSICASVR, from the exons ATGGCCCCAAGGTCAAGTAGGAGCAAGGGAAACAAAGCCAAgaatgagaagaagaagaaagaagagaaaG TTGTACCAAGTGTTGTTGACATAGCTGTCATCACCCCATACGAAACTCAAGTTGTGCTCAAG GGCATATCGACTGATAAGATACTGGATGTGAAGAAGCTTTTGGCAGTTAATGTTGAAACATGCCACCTGACACAGTATTCTCTCTCTCATGAG GTTAAAGGCCACAAATTGAATGATAAGTTGGAGGTTGTTGGTCTGAAGCCATGTTTGCTGAGAATGGTTGAAG AGGATTACACTGATGAGTCACGTGCCGTGTCCCACGTGCGGAGGCTCCTCGATATCGTCGCGTGTACTACGCGCTTCGCGAAGCCtaagggcggcggcggcggcggtggagcgGAATCTCGTCCGAAGAAAAGTAAAGTACAGCAGAGCACGGCTGTACCAGCGCGGCAAGATGGAGAATCTCGGTTGCCGGAGACTACGCAGTCGGTGGTTTCGGGGAATTACGAGATGGTGGCGATTCACCCCATTCCCAAGCTCTCGGATTTCTATGAGTTCTTCTCTCTTTCACACCTCTCTCCGCCCATACTAC attTGAAAAGAGTGGAAAGTAAAGACGGAGAAACGAGGCGAGATGGCGATTATTTCGAAATGCAG ATAAAGATATGCAATGGGAAGATCATACAAGTGATGGCATCCGCGAAAGGTTTCTATACTTTGGGGAAACAATACTTGCAGAACCATTCTCTGGTGGATTTACTGCAACAGCAAAGTCAAGCTTTTGCCAAT GCATATGCATCCTTGATGAAAGCTTTTGTTGAACACAATAAG TTTGGTAACCTTCCATATGGTTTCCGTGCCAATACTTGGCTTGCTCCTCCCTCGATTGCTGATTCCGCATCTCACTATGTGCCCCTCCCAATGGAGGATGAAAACTGGGGAGGAAATGGTGGAGGCCAGGGAAGACAGGGAGAGTACGATCATAGGCCATGGGCAACAGATTTTGCAATATTGGCAAGCCTTCCTTGCAAAACAGAGGAAGAGAGAGTTGTTCGTGATAGAAAGGCTTTTTTGGTTCATAATCTATTTCTGGATGTCTCCATTTTTAAAGCTGTTTCATCCATACAGAAAGTCATAGACTCTAATGCTATGGCTGCATCAAAATTTTCTTCGGGTTCAGTTGTGTTTGAGACCAGACTTGGAGACCTAAATATTACAGTCAAACGAGATGAGGCAGATACTAGCTTGAAAAGGGAACTCAAGATTATCGGCAGCAAAACAATGAATGAATCCGTGAAGGAAGTTTCCCAGAGAAACATACTAAAAGGAGTAACCGCCGATGAAAGTGTTGTTGTACAT GATACTTCTTCTTTGGGTATTGTAGTTGTCAAGCATCGTGGCTACACTGCCACAGTCAAGGTTGTTGGTGATGTAAAAAGCGGAAGGAACCTTTTAAAAGATATTGAAATTGAGGACCAACCTGATGGGGGGGCCAATGCCCTTAATATTAACAG TTTGCGCTTAATGCTTAACATGCCTAGTGTGGAATCACCAGTCAGAGGGCAAGCTCTGCATTCTGATTGCATGGTTGTTGAGACTTCGAGATCTCTGGTCCAGAAAGTAATAAATGATTGTCTAACAAAGCTGGACAAGAATCCTGCAACAGCAGAAAGTTGTATCAGATGGGAACTTGGTTCTTGTTGGGTGCAGCATCTACAAAAGCAGGAAACCCCAATAGATAATAATTCTTCAAGCCACAAAGATGGAAATAAGGTTGAACCAGTGGTTAAGGGACTCGGTAAACAATTTAAACTGCTAAAGGCAAGAGAAAAGAAATCCCCTGGTGCTTATGGCTATGATGAAGAACAGAATGCTGGATCCAGCAGCACAATCATGGAAGACAATACAGAAGATGGGAAATTTTGTGCGTCTGATTATGAGTTGCTAAAATATGTTCCTGAAGATGCTTTCTTGCGATTGAAAGATACTGGGACTGGCCTTCATACAAAG TCAATGGATGAACTGGTCAAGATGGCATTTGAGTATTACGATGATGTTGCTTTACCCAAGCTG gttACGGACTTTGCATCACTTGAACTTTCTCCAGTTGATGGTCGTACACTGACTGATTTCATGCATCTTAGAGGATTACAGATGCGTTCCTTAGGTCGTGTG GTCGAACTTGCAGATAAGCTTCCGCATATACAGTCTCTTTGTATTCATGAAATGGTTACGCGAGCTTATAAGCATGTAGTTCGAGCTGTTATTGCTTCTGTTGAGAGCATGGATAACATGTCTGCTGCTATAGCCACAACATTAAATTTCTTGCTGGGATCCTGCAATGCTGAAAGCAGCGATCAGACTCTTAAATTGCAATGGTTGCgggcaattttggagaaaagaTTTGGTTGGAAATTGAAAGATGAACTACAACACTTGAGAAAGTTATCGATTCTGAGGGGTCTTTGTCATAAG GTTGGGTTAGAGCTGGTGCCTAAGGACTATGATTTGGAATGCTCCACCCCATTCACAAATTCTGATATTATCAGCTTAGTGCCCATTTGCAAG CATGTAGGGTGCTCTTCTGCTGATGGGCGAACTCTACTTGAGTCATCCAAGATTGCTCTAGATAAAGGGAAGCTGGAAGATGCTGTTAATTATGGAACAAAG GCTCTGGCAAAGATGATAGCTGTGTGCGGTCCTTATCATCGTACAACTGCTAGTGCTTACAGTCTTCTTGCTGTTGTCCTGTATCACACTGGAGACTTTAATCAG GCGACTATATATCAGCAGAAGGCATTGGATATCAATGAAAGAGAGCTGGGGCTTGACCATCCAGATACAATGAAGAGCTATGGGGATCTATCAGTATTTTATTATCGCCTTCAGCATATTGAATTGGCTCTGAA ATATGTCAACCGTGCATTGTTTCTTCTCCATTTCACATGTGGGCTTTCTCACCCAAATACAGCAGCTACTTACATAAATGTAGCTATGATGGAAGAAGGCATGGGAAATGTTCATGTTGCTCTCAGATATCTACATGAAGCCCTTAAGTGCAACCAAAGACTATTAGGAGCGGATCACATCCAG ACGGCTGCTAGTTATCATGCCATAGCCATAGCTCTTTCATTGATGGAAGCATATACACTCAGTGTGCAGCACGAGCAAACTACTTTACAAATTCTTCAGGCTAAACTGGGAGCAGAGGATCTTCGTACTCAG GATGCTGCTGCATGGCTCGAGTATTTTGAGTCAAAAGCATTGGAACAGCAAGAAGCAGCACGCAATGGAACCCCAAAACCAGATGCATCTATTGCCAGCAAAGGTCATTTGAG TGTGTCAGATCTCCTTGATTATATAAGTCCTGATCAGGACTCAAAGGCCATGGATGCTCAGAGGAAACGACGCCTTAAG GCTATTCAAGTCGGTGATAAATCCCCTAGAGAGCAGCGAGAGGAAAGGAATGAAGACCCTATTATTATTGGAAGTGTCAAAATAAGTGCTGTAGTGGAGGAAAGTAGCGGTGAACCGGACAAGGAAGATAATAAATCCTCTGAAGTGCTTGTCAAGGTTGCTGAAACCAGATATGATCGTCCACCTTCAGACCAACTCGTCCTAGAAGGAAAGTCAGAAGAAGGGTGGCAGGAAGCTACTTCAGAAGGACGGGCAGGAAACGGCGCTACAAGAAAGTTCAACAGAAAGAATCCAGATCTTGCCAAGTTAAAGGTTAATTCAGCACACTCCAACTATAAGGACGTCGGTTACAGAAAGGAGGCTGTTTCTCAGGGGCATAAGGTCACACTTAAGACTGTTTTTGCTGAAGCATCTCTAACAAAACAACCTGGCACTGTAAGCTTAAATATTACTGATGATTCGAGTAAAGTGCCCCCGAAGATTTTGGGAACCAAAACTTCTCCCACTTCAGCATCCAAAGTATCTCCGGTTCCTGCCACTCTCACAGCATTAGCTTCAAAGTCGTTGTCGTACAAAGAAGTAGCAGTGGCTGCGCCAGGTACGGTTCTAAAGCCCTTACTGGAGAAAGTTGAAGAATTAAGTGAGGAAAAAACTGACCACCAGATATGCATTAGTCCGAAAGAGACAACCCAGCATGACGGGGGAGGAGTTTCTCTAGATGACTCCTTACCAGATTGTGAAGATGCAAAAGGAGACAATGAAGGTGATACTCAAGAAACTCAAGATCAGGAGAAAACTGTAGAAACGAATGGAAGCAAACTCTCAGCCGCTGCTCAGCCATTCAGTCCAAGTGCCTTTATTTTGCCCCATTCACTGCAATCAACTGCTGCCACTAGCGTTTATGACATTCTAGCCAGCCAAGGCACACTTAGCGAACCAGTGGGTTTCCCTTCAGTTGCTGCGCCAGTTCCTTGTGGTCCTAGATCACCTATGTATTATAGAGCAAGCCAGAGTTTCCGGATTCGACCTGCGGTTTTGAGTTATCAAATCCCAGTTACTGAAAGAAACGGTGTTGCGTCTCCAAAGACAATGAACCCACATGCACCTGAATATGTTCCTAGAAGAGCATGGCAAACTAACGCAGCTACAGAAGATTCGAAACCCACGATTGATTCTGAAAATCCTGTGGTTGGTGCTGGTTCTGGGGGTGAGAAGGTCGATGAGAAAGTTACAAGCGGTGTTAGAGGGGAAAGACCGAGGAGAACCAGTTCTGACGCAGAGAAAGCAGAGTTAGCAAGGCAGATACTGCTCAGTTTCATTGTAAAATCTGTGCAGAAAACTTCAGATCCTCCAGCTGCGACTGAAAAGAAGCATGAGTATTCGAGCAATTCAGCTGAAGCAATTGCAAATGACAGTGCAATCATAAAGATACTTTATGGCAATGATGAAAAGGCAGCGACACCAGAGACCAACAACGGCGAGAGCCAGAAGGTGGCAGATGTAAATAAGAATAAGACCAGAGATGGGGAAGGCTTTGTGCTTGTCACCAAGCGGCGGAGAAACCGGCAGCAGTTCACAAATGGTGTGAATGGCCTGTACAGTCAACAATCAATATGCGCTTCAGTTCGTTGA